Proteins co-encoded in one Oncorhynchus keta strain PuntledgeMale-10-30-2019 chromosome 36, Oket_V2, whole genome shotgun sequence genomic window:
- the si:ch211-195b21.5 gene encoding uncharacterized protein si:ch211-195b21.5 isoform X1: MFRGFHHPGELPRGPAPLGHPSHVQPPGPSYGGPFGPPPHVPMPGHLPPGSCHPFLPPGSGSEYLHRPMREHYINTPHCSSYSIDRSTVISLGGQQILPPDTQHLQMPQWPANPLESCQRDKSENLTAGEEFLRCLAANKPVPDFLKGVNLLDAGKAVKAPGVPENRGYERQRLRSKSRSPATESRGRSKSRAKSQVRSKSRARSKSCPRSRSRTRGKSRARSKSRSRSRSRSRGKSQVRSKSKARSRSRSRGKSRVRSKSRSRSRSRSYGKSRGRVDHHSDHRDKRSPIRSCSSRISNHSSVHNDLLEGLKRVMNSKQLEDSMPSIKNAILTIQANNFSRDIQSSRAIQSNCLPCGPVLASRQEFLQASDGPKPISRQEETDSNLLPHERVGCDFSWLQGTREVSPVQKLEEVEDEENFLYGNEDNQSKQRPATLPFAPSTSITQQSDAEISPAGPPYYQSQPLFGNHGEVLEFKMPPQPVQSSVRPEQRVQPVPDVKPAPTEKECEEFKTMLKNIGLNLGTSEISKMMVKLQQQKEGKMPEQKREEKVPSPAPVLPLPLVIGASQEPRLASPALGTAPIRQALESLQFIIKATREKRANSDPHDGNHSQRNSDKQKSKDDESQRRSRHDQMKRKETLVKELEELLKQDGSTFLIPVIGFYCQRCEEFFGDLTTAEGHAATHRRNEPSMQQHGDRRPGEDRRHPSHYIGNPLGPEWRDQGDPRDQRFRKLDEGPKGYREKIYVKEERPGSPRIKMSMVRGHTPPGLQKARGREEGRVDKGSCAASSGHASGKYGRVKLEVVETKGKPNVEVCDKKDKDKGESSSNSDDEKDKSPKGNKKKKKEKKKEKKTKKKKKKEKG, encoded by the exons ATGTTTCGTGGTTTTCACCATCCCGGAGAACTTCCTCGGGGCCCTGCTCCCTTAGGCCACCCATCCCATGTACAGCCACCCGGTCCCAGCTACGGAGGGCCCTTTGGCCCGCCACCCCACGTTCCAATGCCTGGACACTTACCTCCTGGATCTTGTCATCCTTTCTTACCTCCCGGATCGGGAAGTGAATACCTCCACAGGCCCATGAGGGAACATTATATCAAT ACTCCACACTGCAGCAGTTACTCCATTGACCGCAGCACAGTGATCAGTCTGGGTGGTCAACAGATTCTCCCACCAGACACACAGCATCTTCAGATGCCACAGTGGCCCGCCAATCCTTTGGAATCATGTCAAAGAGACAAGAG TGAGAACTTGACAGCTGGGGAAGAATTCCTCAGATGCCTTGCAGCTAATAAGCCAGTCCCTGACTTCCTCAAAGGAGTCAACCTGTTGGACGCAGGGAAGGCAGTCAAGGCTCCAGGTGTACCAGAAAACCGGGGTTATGAGAGGCAGAGACTCCGGAGCAAATCTCGCAGTCCAGCGACGGAAAGCAGGGGCAGGAGTAAGAGCCGAGCAAAGAGCCAGGTAAGAAGCAAGAGCCGGGCAAGAAGCAAGAGCTGTCCGCGCAGCAGAAGTCGTACCCGAGGGAAAAGCCGGGCAAGAAGCAAAAGCCGATCGCGAAGCAGGAGTCGCAGTCGTGGAAAGAGCCAGGTCAGAAGTAAGAGCAAGGCTCGTAGTAGGAGCCGGAGCCGAGGGAAAAGTCGGGTGAGAAGCAAAAGTAGATCAAGGAGTAGGAGTCGCAGCTATGGAAAGAGCCGGGGCAGAGTGGACCATCATTCCGACCACAGGGACAAAAGGAGCCCCATTCGGAGCTGTAGCAGCAGGATCAGTAATCACTCCTCCGTACACAATGACCTGCTCGAGGGCCTGAAACGGGTTATGAACAGCAAGCAACTGGAGGACAGTATGCCTTCCATCAAGAATGCCATTCTCACAATACAG GCCAATAACTTTAGCAGAGATATCCAGAGCAGCAGAGCAATCCAGAGCAACTGTCTTCCATGTGGACCAGTCTTGGCCAGCAGACAGGAATTTCTTCAAGCCTCAGATGGGCCCAAGCCAATCAGCAGGCAGGAGGAGACCGACAGCAATCTTCTCCCCCACGAGAGAGTGGGCTGTGACTTCTCCTGGCTGCAGGGCACCAGGGAGGTCTCGCCTGTTCAGAAGCTGGAGGAGGTCGAGGATGAGGAGAACTTCCTCTATGGGAATGAGGATAACCAGTCAAAACAACGCCCTGCCACCCTGCCTTTTGCACCGTCCACATCCATTACCCAGCAGAGCGATGCAGAGATCTCCCCAGCAGGCCCACCCTACTATCAAAGCCAGCCTCTGTTCGGGAACCATGGTGAAGTCCTGGAGTTCAAGATGCCTCCTCAACCGGTCCAGTCCAGTGTGAGGCCTGAGCAGAGGGTGCAGCCTGTTCCTGATGTGAAGCCCGCCCCCACTGAGAAGGAATGTGAGGAGTTCAAGACCATGTTGAAGAACATTGGACTGAATCTGGGCACATCAGAGATCAGTAAGATGATGGTCAAGCTGCAGCAACAGAAGgaggggaagatgccagagcagaagagggaggagaaagtgCCATCACCAGCACCAGTGCTGCCTCTTCCTCTTGTAATTGGGGCATCACAGGAGCCCAGACTGGCCTCGCCAGCACTTGGGACAGCACCAATACGACAAGCATTGGAGTCATTACAGTTCATTATTAAAG CAACAAGGGAGAAAAGGGCCAATAGTGATCCACATGATGGCAACCATTCCCAAAGGAATTCAGACAAACAGAAG AGCAAAGATGACGAGAGTCAGAGGAGATCGAGACATGACCAAATGAAAAGGAAAGAAACTCTTGTGAAGGAACTGGAGGAATTGCTAAAGCAGGACG GGTCTACCTTTTTGATTCCGGTCATCGGGTTCTACTGTCAGAGGTGTGAGGAGTTCTTCGGAGACCTGACCACTGCTGAGGGCCATGCAGCAACCCACCGGCGGAATGAGCCTAGCATG CAGCAGCATGGAGACAGACGACCTGGAGAGGACCGAAGACACCCTAGCCATTACATTGGGAACCCCCTGGGTCCAGAGTGGAGGGACCAGGGAGACCCAAGAGATCAGAGGTTTCGCAAACTAGACGAGGGCCCAAAGGGTTACAGGGAGAAGATCTACGTGAAAGAGGAACGCCCTGGAAGCCCCAGGATAAAGATGTCGATGGTCCGCGGGCACACCCCACCAGGTCTGCAGAaggccagggggagagaggaggggagggtggataaGGGCTCTTGTGCTGCTTCCTCTGGCCATGCCAGTGGGAAATATGGTAGGGTCAAACTGGAGGTAGTGGAGACCAAAGGAAAGCCCAACGTGGAAGTATGTGACAAAAAGGACAAAGATAAAGGAGAAAGCAGTTCTAACAGTGATGACGAGAAAGACAAATCTCCTAAAGGCAATAAAAAGAAAAAGAAGGAGAAAAAGAAGGAAAAgaagacgaagaagaagaagaagaaggaaaagGGTTAG
- the si:ch211-195b21.5 gene encoding uncharacterized protein si:ch211-195b21.5 isoform X2: MFRGFHHPGELPRGPAPLGHPSHVQPPGPSYGGPFGPPPHVPMPGHLPPGSCHPFLPPGSGSEYLHRPMREHYINTPHCSSYSIDRSTVISLGGQQILPPDTQHLQMPQWPANPLESCQRDKSENLTAGEEFLRCLAANKPVPDFLKGVNLLDAGKAVKAPGVPENRGYERQRLRSKSRSPATESRGRSKSRAKSQVRSKSRARSKSCPRSRSRTRGKSRARSKSRSRSRSRSRGKSQVRSKSKARSRSRSRGKSRVRSKSRSRSRSRSYGKSRGRVDHHSDHRDKRSPIRSCSSRISNHSSVHNDLLEGLKRVMNSKQLEDSMPSIKNAILTIQANNFSRDIQSSRAIQSNCLPCGPVLASRQEFLQASDGPKPISRQEETDSNLLPHERVGCDFSWLQGTREVSPVQKLEEVEDEENFLYGNEDNQSKQRPATLPFAPSTSITQQSDAEISPAGPPYYQSQPLFGNHGEVLEFKMPPQPVQSSVRPEQRVQPVPDVKPAPTEKECEEFKTMLKNIGLNLGTSEISKMMVKLQQQKEGKMPEQKREEKVPSPAPVLPLPLVIGASQEPRLASPALGTAPIRQALESLQFIIKATREKRANSDPHDGNHSQRNSDKQKSKDDESQRRSRHDQMKRKETLVKELEELLKQDGSTFLIPVIGFYCQRCEEFFGDLTTAEGHAATHRRNEPSMQHGDRRPGEDRRHPSHYIGNPLGPEWRDQGDPRDQRFRKLDEGPKGYREKIYVKEERPGSPRIKMSMVRGHTPPGLQKARGREEGRVDKGSCAASSGHASGKYGRVKLEVVETKGKPNVEVCDKKDKDKGESSSNSDDEKDKSPKGNKKKKKEKKKEKKTKKKKKKEKG, encoded by the exons ATGTTTCGTGGTTTTCACCATCCCGGAGAACTTCCTCGGGGCCCTGCTCCCTTAGGCCACCCATCCCATGTACAGCCACCCGGTCCCAGCTACGGAGGGCCCTTTGGCCCGCCACCCCACGTTCCAATGCCTGGACACTTACCTCCTGGATCTTGTCATCCTTTCTTACCTCCCGGATCGGGAAGTGAATACCTCCACAGGCCCATGAGGGAACATTATATCAAT ACTCCACACTGCAGCAGTTACTCCATTGACCGCAGCACAGTGATCAGTCTGGGTGGTCAACAGATTCTCCCACCAGACACACAGCATCTTCAGATGCCACAGTGGCCCGCCAATCCTTTGGAATCATGTCAAAGAGACAAGAG TGAGAACTTGACAGCTGGGGAAGAATTCCTCAGATGCCTTGCAGCTAATAAGCCAGTCCCTGACTTCCTCAAAGGAGTCAACCTGTTGGACGCAGGGAAGGCAGTCAAGGCTCCAGGTGTACCAGAAAACCGGGGTTATGAGAGGCAGAGACTCCGGAGCAAATCTCGCAGTCCAGCGACGGAAAGCAGGGGCAGGAGTAAGAGCCGAGCAAAGAGCCAGGTAAGAAGCAAGAGCCGGGCAAGAAGCAAGAGCTGTCCGCGCAGCAGAAGTCGTACCCGAGGGAAAAGCCGGGCAAGAAGCAAAAGCCGATCGCGAAGCAGGAGTCGCAGTCGTGGAAAGAGCCAGGTCAGAAGTAAGAGCAAGGCTCGTAGTAGGAGCCGGAGCCGAGGGAAAAGTCGGGTGAGAAGCAAAAGTAGATCAAGGAGTAGGAGTCGCAGCTATGGAAAGAGCCGGGGCAGAGTGGACCATCATTCCGACCACAGGGACAAAAGGAGCCCCATTCGGAGCTGTAGCAGCAGGATCAGTAATCACTCCTCCGTACACAATGACCTGCTCGAGGGCCTGAAACGGGTTATGAACAGCAAGCAACTGGAGGACAGTATGCCTTCCATCAAGAATGCCATTCTCACAATACAG GCCAATAACTTTAGCAGAGATATCCAGAGCAGCAGAGCAATCCAGAGCAACTGTCTTCCATGTGGACCAGTCTTGGCCAGCAGACAGGAATTTCTTCAAGCCTCAGATGGGCCCAAGCCAATCAGCAGGCAGGAGGAGACCGACAGCAATCTTCTCCCCCACGAGAGAGTGGGCTGTGACTTCTCCTGGCTGCAGGGCACCAGGGAGGTCTCGCCTGTTCAGAAGCTGGAGGAGGTCGAGGATGAGGAGAACTTCCTCTATGGGAATGAGGATAACCAGTCAAAACAACGCCCTGCCACCCTGCCTTTTGCACCGTCCACATCCATTACCCAGCAGAGCGATGCAGAGATCTCCCCAGCAGGCCCACCCTACTATCAAAGCCAGCCTCTGTTCGGGAACCATGGTGAAGTCCTGGAGTTCAAGATGCCTCCTCAACCGGTCCAGTCCAGTGTGAGGCCTGAGCAGAGGGTGCAGCCTGTTCCTGATGTGAAGCCCGCCCCCACTGAGAAGGAATGTGAGGAGTTCAAGACCATGTTGAAGAACATTGGACTGAATCTGGGCACATCAGAGATCAGTAAGATGATGGTCAAGCTGCAGCAACAGAAGgaggggaagatgccagagcagaagagggaggagaaagtgCCATCACCAGCACCAGTGCTGCCTCTTCCTCTTGTAATTGGGGCATCACAGGAGCCCAGACTGGCCTCGCCAGCACTTGGGACAGCACCAATACGACAAGCATTGGAGTCATTACAGTTCATTATTAAAG CAACAAGGGAGAAAAGGGCCAATAGTGATCCACATGATGGCAACCATTCCCAAAGGAATTCAGACAAACAGAAG AGCAAAGATGACGAGAGTCAGAGGAGATCGAGACATGACCAAATGAAAAGGAAAGAAACTCTTGTGAAGGAACTGGAGGAATTGCTAAAGCAGGACG GGTCTACCTTTTTGATTCCGGTCATCGGGTTCTACTGTCAGAGGTGTGAGGAGTTCTTCGGAGACCTGACCACTGCTGAGGGCCATGCAGCAACCCACCGGCGGAATGAGCCTAGCATG CAGCATGGAGACAGACGACCTGGAGAGGACCGAAGACACCCTAGCCATTACATTGGGAACCCCCTGGGTCCAGAGTGGAGGGACCAGGGAGACCCAAGAGATCAGAGGTTTCGCAAACTAGACGAGGGCCCAAAGGGTTACAGGGAGAAGATCTACGTGAAAGAGGAACGCCCTGGAAGCCCCAGGATAAAGATGTCGATGGTCCGCGGGCACACCCCACCAGGTCTGCAGAaggccagggggagagaggaggggagggtggataaGGGCTCTTGTGCTGCTTCCTCTGGCCATGCCAGTGGGAAATATGGTAGGGTCAAACTGGAGGTAGTGGAGACCAAAGGAAAGCCCAACGTGGAAGTATGTGACAAAAAGGACAAAGATAAAGGAGAAAGCAGTTCTAACAGTGATGACGAGAAAGACAAATCTCCTAAAGGCAATAAAAAGAAAAAGAAGGAGAAAAAGAAGGAAAAgaagacgaagaagaagaagaagaaggaaaagGGTTAG
- the fam98a gene encoding LOW QUALITY PROTEIN: protein FAM98A (The sequence of the model RefSeq protein was modified relative to this genomic sequence to represent the inferred CDS: deleted 2 bases in 1 codon), producing the protein METDIIDSLEDLGYQGPLLEDGALEAAVSGGAAAPEFTKVCAWIVSELKLYCHLEENVHATNCPSEAEGFQLEMSGLLSELACPYNVLTTGDVTQRLLNKTNCLLLITFLISELEASRMILVNKPQKAAQEAGGSVVFMELKGICVSLGMSKPPANITMFQFFSGIEKKLKEALAKVPSTHVGGPLMKKALGPVHFEKIEAINQALVNEYEVRRKMLLKRLDVTVQSFGWSDKAKKHAEKLANVYPPLRSTLATKSKVSVAHLFAAREDLSKIMRTSSGRIREKTACAINKVLMGRVPDRGGRPTEIEAPPPEMPTWQKRQDGPQGGGQYGGGGRGGSRGGYDQHSQGGRGGYERGGGGYERGGRGGGGGGRGGKVQGGWSDGGGGGGGGGGGGGGGGYQGHNQEGGGYQGGGGRGGYGGGKFQGGFQGPGYPAGGHQGGGGGYQQDNHNQEGGRHQDRGGRGGRGGRGRGDSRGRGDGRGRTGGGWRGGQNLNQGGQFEQFFQQGGQQYNQAGFSQGSKNYTS; encoded by the exons GTACCAAGGCCCTCTGTTGGAGGATGGAGCACTGGAGGCTGCGGTGAGCGGGGGAGCAGCAGCACCAGAGTTCACCAAGGTGTGTGCCTGGATCGTCTCAGAGCTCAAGCTCTACTGTCACCTGGAGGAGAATGTCCATGCCACCAACT GTCCCAGTGAGGCAGAGGGGTTCCAGCTCGAGATGAGTGGTCTTCTGTCTGAGCTGGCCTGTCCTTACAATGTCCTCACCACAGGAGATGTCACCCAGAGGCTGCTCAACAAGACAAACTGCCTACTGCTCATCA CCTTTCTGATCTCGGAGCTGGAGGCCTCCAGGATGATCCTGGTCAACAAGCCTCAGAAGGCAGCCCAGGAGGCCGGAGGCAGTGTTGTCTTTATGGAGCTGAAGGGAATCTGTGTGTCCCTGGGCATGTCCAAACCCCCAGCCAACATCACCATGTTCCAGTTCTTCAGTGGGATCGAGAAGAAG CTGAAAGAAGCTCTAGCCAAAGTGCCATCAACTCATGTTGGGGGTCCTCTGATGAAGAAGGCACTTGGACCAGTTCACTTT GAAAAAATCGAAGCCATCAATCAAGCACTTGTGAATGAGTATGAAGTCCGAAGGAAGATGTTGTTGAAACGTCTTGACGTGACAGTTCAGTCCTTTGGTTGGTCTGACAAAGCTAAG AAACATGCTGAAAAGCTGGCCAATGTATACCCGCCTTTGCGTTCAACCCTCGCCACAAAGAGCAAAGTCTCGGTGGCTCACCTCTTTGCTGCACGAGAGGACCTCTCCAAGATTATGCGCACAAGTAGTGGCAGGATAAGGGAGAAGACTGCTTGTGCCATTAACAAG GTTCTAATGGGACGTGTGCCAGACAGAGGTGGGCGACCCACTGAGATTGAGGCCCCCCCACCAGAGATGCCCACCTGGCAGAAGAGGCAAGACGGTCCACAGGGAGGTGGACAGTATGGCGGTGGTGGACGAGGAGGCAGCAGGGGGGGCTACGACCAACACTCTCAGGGGGGCCGAGGGGGTTACGAGCGAGGAGGAGGGGGTTATGAAAGGggcgggaggggtggaggagggggtggcAGAGGGGGCAAGGTGCAGGGAGGCTGGTcggacggaggaggaggaggtggtggtggtggtggtggtggtggtggtggtggttaccaGGGTCATAACCAGGAAGGAGGTGGCTACcaagggggtggggggagaggaggtTACGGGGGTGGAAAATTTCAAGGGGGCTTCCAGGGCCCTGGTTACCCTGCAGGAGGGCATCAAGGCGGAGGAGGTGGTTACCAACAGGACAACCACAATCAAGAAGGAGGTCGCCACCAGGACAGGGGTGGCAGAGGGGGTCGCgggggtagaggaagaggtgATAGTAGAGGAAGAGGTGATGGTAGGggaaga acagggggaggtTGGCGAGGGGGTCAGAATTTGAACCAAGGAGGACAGTTTGAACAGTTCTTCCAGCAGGGTGGCCAGCAGTACAATCAAGCAGGCTTTAGCCAGGGGAGCAAAAACTACACTAGTTGA